CCCTGGTCCTCTAGCTGTCGATACACGACGGCCGCCAGAGAATCCTGATAGGCGAATATTGCAGTTGGGGGCTCCGGTAGTTTCAGAAGATTGGTGACTCCAAGCCTCACATCCGCCTCGCTGGCGACCTCAATCACCATCTCGGGCAGCAGCGGAATGCCGCGTTCGTTCAGAGCCTCGGAAAATCCAACCATTCGATCGAGAGCCCCTCTATGCGGAGGCTTTCCTAGAACCGCAATGCGCGTATGACCCAAATCTGCGAGATGATGAGCGAGTTCTCGTCCCCCTACGGCATCATCTCCGGCTACAAGATCGAGGTGTTCGGCATCCGGAACCCAGCCCATGATCACCACCGGGGTTCCCGAAGCCGCAATGGAGTTGACTTGAGTTCGAGCGACCAGGCCACGCTCTCCAGTGACAAGCAATATTCCATCAGCCCGACTCCCAGACAGAGAGGAGATGCACGCGACCTCCGACTCTTGATCCGCCGCACTCAGTTGGAGCTGCAGGCTGTAGCCAGCCAGCTTCGCATGGTCGGCGACCTGCTGGATGAGCTCTGGGTAGAACGGGTTCGAGACTTCTGGAACAACCAATCCGATCGTGTTCGTTTTGCGACTCTTCAGATTTCTGGCTACCTGATTGACTTGATAGCCTGATTCCCGCGCCAGGGATTGGATGCGCGCTTTTGTCGAAGGGTTAACCAGTGGACTATCTGCAAGAGCGCGAGACACCGTTGAGTGCGAAACACCTGCCTGAAGCGCCAAGTCTTCAAGTGTAATCACTTGATGAACTCCATTGGACAACGAGCTTTGCACACGATTGCAAAGATGCTACCTTAGGCTCTTGCAATCGTGTGCAGAAATTTTCCAATTTGCCGAACGGTCTCTATCTCTCTAAGCCGAAATACAAACCTGTTTCAGCATCAGAGTGCTTTCTTGTACAGTTCGAGGAGTCTTGCCCAGGCCTTCTCCGCCAGAGGCTCGTTGTAAACCGCCGAATCTGGTGGGCACCAGCCGTGGGCTGCGCCTTCGTAGACTTCGACTTCAGAGTGCATCCCTGCCTTCTCGAAAGTTTCTTTCAAAATCGTCTTGTGCGTCGGAGTGCGTTTGTCGTCGTTCTCGGCGATGGCGACTAGGTAGTGCGCTTTCGTTGTCAACGCAATTAGGTGCGGACTGGTCGGCTTGTCATTTACCAAACCTCCACCGTGGAAGCTAGCGACAGCACCGACCCGCTCTGGTACGGCCGCCGCGGTTCGGAAGGCGATTGACCCACCCATGCAGTAGCCCTGGGTTCCGATTCGGTGCTTCTTCGAAACACTGGGTTGTTTATCGAGCCATTCGATGAGAGCCTTGGCGTCAGTTGCCGCGGTTGTCTCATTCAGTGCCGAAGCCAAGGGCCGAAGTTCGGCGATGGGAACCGTCGTTCCGCCAACCATGTCGGCAGCCTTCTTTGAGCGATAGAACGGGTTCACAACGAGAACCGAGTAGCCAGACTCTGCAAGTCGTTTTGCCATCTTCTTGAACGCGGGGCGCAACCCGAAAATATCGGGCCAGATGATAACAGCTGGTGCAGTTCCCTTGGCGGGATGAACAAAGTAGCAGTCAGCAACTCCGTCTGGAGTCGTTATCGTCACTTCCGATTCGGTGACTTCGGCGGCATTGACGACTGCGGGCAACATCATCGCCATCCCTGCACTCAGCAGAATTCCAAACTGCCGACGAGTCACCTGTCCCCGTTTCTCAAACTCCTGACGATCTTTTTCAAACTGATCTTGTTCGCACATATCGTCACTTTAGCCGATCCTCGAAGAAAACTACGATCCTTCTCTTTGCCAGCGGCCAAAGTCGCGTCAATCTTCGAGCAAAATGACTTCCAGTTTTCGCGGTCCGTGAACGCCCTCGACTCGAACTAACTCGATATCGCTGGTCGCGCTTGGGCCGCTGATGAAGGTGAGTGGACGAGTCGGGTCCAGACGTTGAAGAGCTTCTTCGAGCGTGGCAACAATCTGGTCAGCCCGGATGATGCAGATGTGATGATCGGGGATCAGGGTGATCGCTCGCCGTCCCTGGTCGGGTCCGGAGTCGAGCACAATGGTTCCAGATTCCTCGATCCCGACGGCGCACATGGTGATCGTGGTATCAAATAGCGCTAGATCGGCATGTGAGTAGTCTTTATCGCTTTGGGCCGGAAAGATGAAAAAGTCAAACTGTTCCGGGGTGAGACATTGCTTGTTTTCACAAAGAGTGGCAAGCAGAGATTCAATATCATTTCGTGTTGTTCGGTAGACAGTCGCGCGATAGTCTTCAACTCGCTCCACAAACGCCTCCAAAGAAGCGGGCCGTTTTTCCACTGGCACGCGCTTGTGGAGAGCAGGAGTCACGGCCGCCGAACGGATGCGTCTGAGGATGAGTTCCTTACTGTCCACGTTTGCTCCACCAAGTTCGGAATGACTCAGCTGGCACTTCGGGCATCTCCCGAGAATCAGTCCAGCCTTTCACGAGGCCAAGGCCAGAGACAATCGAAACTCCCAAACGCCGCCCCTTCAGCGCGGCTGAGAACCGGCGATGATCCGACATCATCCAGAAGGCGGCTCGAAACGCCGAGGACTCAGCGGGATTCTTAGCAGTCTTGCCCCGGAGGTAAGCCAAAACCTCGGGAATGTTGATTTTTACCGGACAAGCCTCATAACACGCCCCGCACATTGAACTGGCGAAGGGAAGTGTGTTTGCGTTCTTGTGCTCCATTCCTAGCAGTTGGGGAGTGAGAATCGCGCCGATCGGGCCGGGGTAAACGCTACCGTAGGCATGGCCGCCGGTTCGCTGATACACCGGGCAGACATTGAGGCACGCGGAGCACCGGATGCAGCGAAGGGTTTGGCGCCCAACGGCATCGGCCAAAACGGTCGTCCGCCCATTATCCAGCAGGATGAGGTGAAACTCCTGAGGACCGTCGCCTGGAGTCACACCAGTCCAGATTGAGGTGTATGGGTTCATCCGCTCAGCGGTGCTCGACCTAGGGAGCAGCCGCATCAGAGTTGCGACATCTTCCCACTTAGGAAGAACCTTTTCGATCCCCATAATCGTTACCAGAACCTCTGGTAGGGTCAGGCACATCCGACCGTTTCCTTCGGATTCGACAACTCCGATGCAGCCGGTCTCGGCGACGGCAAAATTTGCTCCGCTGACTGCCATTTTGGCTTCCAGGAATTTCTGCCGGAGGTGAGTTCGTGCGATCTCGGCCAGAGCTGCGGGCTCAGATGTCTCCGCACGAACTCCGAGTTTGGCTTCAAAGAGAGCTCGAATCTCGTCGCGATTCTTGTGAATCGCAGGCACAAGGATGTGGCTCGGCGAGTCATCTGCGAGTTGACATATGAGCTCCGCCAGATCAGTCTCTAGGGCCGTTATGCCCTGAGCGGCAAGGCCATCGTTGAGTTCAATTTCATCACTCGTGATGCTTTTGACTTTCACAACCTTTGACACCTGGTGTGACTTGGCAATCATTGCCACAATCTCGACAGCCTGGGTCGCGGTAGCCGCCCAATGAACCTTTCCACCGGCCGCAACCACCTTTTCTTCAAGAATTAGAAGATTCTCTTCTAAGTTGGCGAGCGCCTCGTCCTTCAGCATCGATCCGGCAGTTCGAGTCTGCTCCCAATCGGCAATCTCGGCGACGACCTTCTCCCGCTTCGAGCAGATTGTTCGGGTCGCAAAGCCCAGATTGTGTCGAAGTGTGCGATTCTTGAGCGTCTCCCGCGCGGCGTCCGAGAAGGACATCGAGGGCCGGATTCCGCCCCCGCTCATTTGGGCTCCTGCGATGCCAGAACCTCGGCAAGATGGATAACCTTCGGGACTTTGCCATCCTTTCGTAGGCCCCCGCCGATGTGCATCAAGCAACTATTGTCGATGGCAACGCAATACTCGACATCAAGCGCGCAGATTGTTTCGCACTTATCCTGAAGCATCGCGGCGCTCGTGTCGGAGTTCTTCAGGCTAAATGTTCCGCCAAAGCCGCAGCACTGCCACTTCTCGCTCAGCTCCACAAAATCGAGACCTTGAACTTGGCGGAGTAACTGCTCAGGAGAATCTTTCAGTCCGAGAGCTCGTGCGCCGTGACAAGTTGGATGGTACGTGACCCGATGCGGGAAGTATGGGTTGAGCACATCCATGCCGCCAAACTTCAAAATGAACTCGCTCAATTCAAATAGCTTTCCGTCCATCTTTGCGGCGCGTTCGATGAGATTTGAATTCTGTGTCCAATGACCAGCGTGGCCGAACATTTCGCGAACGTTTGCCACACAGGAGCCGCTAGGGGAAACAATGCATTCTGCATCTTCGTAGATGTCCAGCCAGCGCTCGGCGAGTTGGATCGCTTCATCGGTGTAGCCAGAATTGAGGTGCATTTGGCCACAGCAAGTCTGGCGTGGATCAAACTCGACTGAATGTCCAAGACGCTCTAGAATTTCGGTCGTTGCGACACCGGTGCCAGGGTAAAGCGCATCGTTCAGGCAGGTAATGAAGAGCTGAATGGTCATGGTTTCGGCTCAAAACTGATCAGTTGACTACTTCGCCGAACTACATCTCGAATCGAATCGCCTTCGAGGTCGCCTGCCGCGTGAAACTGCATCAGCAGATTCCCCATGAGAGTTGCCTCAACCGGCCCCGCAACCACTTGCAATCCACTGCGGTCTGCAATGAGTTGGTTCAATACCGAGTTCTGTGATCCGCCCCCGACAATATGAATCGTGGTTATCTTTCGGTTAGTCACTCTTGCAACATCCCGAACCAAAAGAACCGTCTTCTCCGCGAGACTCACAAGGATAGCCGCCACGACCTCGGCCTGGCACGCGTCTCCAATCTCGCTGATCACCCGATCTGGCATGTCTGGGCCAGGTGCGAGAAACTTCGGAAGATCAGGGTCGAACGCCTTCGCTTCTCTCAGGAACGGTTTGCTGGATTCAATCAGCGCATCCCAATCCTGCAGATCCCAAGCGCGGGCGCACTCCTGGAGAATCCAAAGACCCATCATGTTTTTGAGCAGCCTGGTTGTTCCAAACGCACCGCCTTCATTCGACCAACCTTCATTGCCCTCCATCAACGGTGCAGCAAGCTCGACTCCGACTAGCGACCATGTTCCGCTACTGACATAGGCGCACGCTTCTGGATCTTCCATCGGAACAGCGAGGACTGCCGAGGCGGTGTCGTGGGTGGCGGGCAGGATAACCTCCGTTTTTGCCAGCCCTGCGGCTGACTTGAATCTGAAGCTCAGCTCTCCAATGTTCGTTCCTGGCGGGAAGATTTCGGGCATGAACTCTTCCGAGACTCCGCACCACTCGAGTAACTCTGGGATCCACTTTCCGGTGACTGGACTCAACATCTGCGTCGTGCTCGCGTTGGTGTACTCAGTCCCCCGGTAAGAGGTCATCATATTGTGGAAGACGTCCGGGATCAGAAACATCTGGTTGTCGGCACCTTCGAGATCGTCTGTCGCGCACTTGAGCTGAAAGAGAGTGTTAAACGGGAGCAACTGCAACCCAGTGAGCCGGGTGATCATCTCCTTTTCGTCATCGCTCAGCCTGTCCAGCACTCCGTCCGTTCGTGGGTGACGGTAGCAGTACAGGTCCGCCATGATGTCTCCATCGTCAGAAATTAGTGCGTAATCGACCGCCCAAGAATCGACTCCTACGCTCGCTACCTCGCCGGCTTGACCGGCTATCATGAGTCCTCGAACCGCTTCTTCGTAGAGCCTGTCGAAGTCCCAAACCGGTCCGTTGGGGGATGTGTACGGAGAGTTCTCGAATCGGTGGACGATTTCGAACTCTAACCGCCCATCGACGATCGTCCCAACCGCCACTCGGCCTGAGCTTGCCCCAAGATCAATCGCAACTCGTCTAGCGGACATATGCGGTTGGGACGCCACCGTCAACAGTCAGGACTCCACCGGTCGTCTTGCTACTCGCTTCGCTAGCAAAGAAGTAGGTCGCCGCGGCGATGTCTTCGGGGAGGATATTGACCTTTAAGGTCGTCCGCTTTCGATAAAACTCTTCGAGTTCTTCGGGCTGAATTCCGTAGGTTGCCGCTCGTTCAGCTCGCCAAGTGCCATCCCAAATCCCTGAACCCGACAAAACACCATCGGGCATCACGCTGTTAACACGAATACCAAACGCTCCGCCTTCTTCGGCAAGGCAGCGGGCCATGTGCAACTCGGCAGCTTTAGCTGCACTGTAAGCAACGGCGTTCTTTCCGGCAGCAACGCTGTTTTTGGAGCAGATGAAGATGATGTTTCCACCTGAGCGCTGTTGCTTGAACACTTTGAATGCTTCCTTGGCGACCAGGAAGTAGCCCGTCGAAAGAATGCTGTGATTGAGGTTCCAAGTCTCCAGCGACGTTTCCTCGATGGGAGCGCTCGATGCGATTCCCGCGTTGTTCACTACGATGTCGATTCCGCCGAAATAGGAGATCGACAAGCAAAATGCCTTGCTGACGGATAGCTCGTCCGTGACGTCCATCGAAAGCGCAATGGCACGACCTTCTCCAAACTCCTTGATGAGGTCCTCCGCAACTTTTTCTCCACCCTCACGGTTTCGGTCAGCGATCACAACGTGTGCACCTTCAGCCCCTAGCTTCCGGGCGATTGCACGTCCAATCCCGCTTGCCGATCCAGTTACCAACGCAACCTTCCCAGCAAGAGGCTTGGGAGCAGGTTTGAGACTGAGTTTGTACAGCTCAAGCGGCCAATATTCGACTCCGAAAGACTCGGCTGCCGACAATGAGACGAAACCACCCATTCGGGCGGCATTTTGCATCGTGACGATTGCGCGGTGGTAGAGCTGCCTCGAAACGTTTGCGGCTTGGGCGTCGACGCCCACAGTGATCATTCCAATACGCGGAATCAATATCACACGTGGGGTCGGCGCAAACATTGATTGCCCTTCCGACTTGTTCGCTTGAAAATACGCAGAATAAGCAGTTGTGAATTCCTCAAATGCGCCGGAGACTTTCGATTTGAGTTCTTCCAGCCCTGTTTTAGGCGTCCAATCAACAAACATTGGGAGCATCTTTGTGTGTACCAAGTGGTCGGGACATGCGGCTCCGATTTGCGACAGTTCTCGGGCTTGAGAAGAATTGACGAAATCCATAACTTCGGGAGAGTCATCGCATTTCAGTACAACTGGGCCGTATTTCGAAATTGCTCCGCGCAGAATAGGCAGGATTTGGAGCAAGTAGGCTCCGCTTGACGTCTCTCTGGGCAACGTTGTCTCCTCTTGAGGAAGTGGCGAAAGCGTATTGAGATAGTCCTGAGCTTCAGCGATGATCCGGATTGTGTTGGCGTAGCATTCCGCCGAAGTTTCGCCCCAGGTGACGAGGCCGTGTTTACCCATGACGACGCATTCGAGCTTAGGGTTATTCCGAACGGCAGCTCCGATCTGTTGACTGAGAGTGAAGCCAGGGCGAATGTAGTCGACCCAAGCCGCTCTCTCGCCGTAAATCTTCCCCATGATCTCCTTCCCATTTGGGGTGCAGGCAATCGAGATGATGGCGTCAGGATGGGTGTGGTCGACGTGGGGGGCCGGGACAAAGGCGTGAAGGAGGGTTTCGATGCTTTGGCGCGGTCGGCCCCGCTCATAAACGGTCATATCCAGGTAGGCAATCATGTCCTCATCAGACATTTCGGGACGCTCGAAGAGCGGTTCAATTTCGTCCTGTTTGAGCCCCGCGAATCCACTAGCGGTGATGCCGGCAATGTCGGACCCAGAGCCTTTGACCCAGAGGACACGACAAGGTCGCCCCATATGATCAATCCCATCGGCTTTTGTGCTCGTGTTTCCGCCATAGATGTTCACCAGCGTTCGGTCGCTTCCAAGTAGCTGAGATCGGTAAACAAGTGCTTCTAACCCTTCTGAAGCCGGAGCTTCTGACGGATTCCATCGATTTTCTACCTTCACCATGTTATTCACTTGGGTACCCACCTCCAGCGTCGGTCACACCCCGTTCGTCGGCGACTTTATCCGTGTACGCTAGGGCCTCCTCAAAGGGGTTCTCCGGGAGCCCGTTCGACACTCGCCACGCTTTGAGAATTTCTTGAACATCCGTCTTGAAGGCATTGTTCAGAATCCGGTGCGCTCCAAGCACATCGCCACTTGCTTGGCGATCTCGCAACACCGCTTGGTCAACGAGCAGGGCTTTTGCGTACGCCTCTTGGCAGTTTAAGACGCTTTGCAGCATGGCCTCCATCTTCGGTTCGATGTTGTGGCTTTGGTCGATCATGTACGCGACCTTGCCTGCTGTTTCCGAGGCTAGGGAATCCGCGGATCGCTCTGCCGAGACGAGCTCGTGATAGATGCAGAACAGCTCATACGGGTTGGTGCTGCCAACGATGAGGTCATCATCGGCATAGCGCCGCGCGTTGAAGTGGAACCCACCGAGCTTTCCTTCGTCGAGAAGGAACGAAACAATCGCCTCAATATTGGTGCTTTGGGCATGGTGACCCAGGTCAACAAGAACTTGAGCTTTGTCTCCCAGTGCCACGCAGTGGCTGAGCGCAGCGCCCCAATCGAAAGAGTCTGTATAGTAGAAAGCTGGTTCAAAGAATTTGTATTCGAGAAGCATGCGCGACCCTTCTGGAAGGGCGTCATGCACAACTTGCAAAGCCTCTCGGAAGAACTTTTTTCGCTTGCGAAGGTCATCTTGTCCGGCGTAGTTTGTGCCATCCGCAAACCATAGGCTCAGGTCCTTTGAGCCAGTCTTCTTCATGATCTCGACGCACTCGAGCAAGTGGTCGACTGCCATCGTTCTGACGGC
The DNA window shown above is from Armatimonadota bacterium and carries:
- a CDS encoding LacI family DNA-binding transcriptional regulator; its protein translation is MITLEDLALQAGVSHSTVSRALADSPLVNPSTKARIQSLARESGYQVNQVARNLKSRKTNTIGLVVPEVSNPFYPELIQQVADHAKLAGYSLQLQLSAADQESEVACISSLSGSRADGILLVTGERGLVARTQVNSIAASGTPVVIMGWVPDAEHLDLVAGDDAVGGRELAHHLADLGHTRIAVLGKPPHRGALDRMVGFSEALNERGIPLLPEMVIEVASEADVRLGVTNLLKLPEPPTAIFAYQDSLAAVVYRQLEDQGVSIPNDMTVVGFDNLDLATYLSPQLTTVGTHISPLTSAFVGLLVARIQGTHPDPAPQSIIVTPKLIVRSSSAPPKDQISPGRSIL
- a CDS encoding dienelactone hydrolase family protein, with product MCEQDQFEKDRQEFEKRGQVTRRQFGILLSAGMAMMLPAVVNAAEVTESEVTITTPDGVADCYFVHPAKGTAPAVIIWPDIFGLRPAFKKMAKRLAESGYSVLVVNPFYRSKKAADMVGGTTVPIAELRPLASALNETTAATDAKALIEWLDKQPSVSKKHRIGTQGYCMGGSIAFRTAAAVPERVGAVASFHGGGLVNDKPTSPHLIALTTKAHYLVAIAENDDKRTPTHKTILKETFEKAGMHSEVEVYEGAAHGWCPPDSAVYNEPLAEKAWARLLELYKKAL
- a CDS encoding lactate utilization protein C, whose translation is MDSKELILRRIRSAAVTPALHKRVPVEKRPASLEAFVERVEDYRATVYRTTRNDIESLLATLCENKQCLTPEQFDFFIFPAQSDKDYSHADLALFDTTITMCAVGIEESGTIVLDSGPDQGRRAITLIPDHHICIIRADQIVATLEEALQRLDPTRPLTFISGPSATSDIELVRVEGVHGPRKLEVILLED
- a CDS encoding lactate utilization protein B, which produces MSGGGIRPSMSFSDAARETLKNRTLRHNLGFATRTICSKREKVVAEIADWEQTRTAGSMLKDEALANLEENLLILEEKVVAAGGKVHWAATATQAVEIVAMIAKSHQVSKVVKVKSITSDEIELNDGLAAQGITALETDLAELICQLADDSPSHILVPAIHKNRDEIRALFEAKLGVRAETSEPAALAEIARTHLRQKFLEAKMAVSGANFAVAETGCIGVVESEGNGRMCLTLPEVLVTIMGIEKVLPKWEDVATLMRLLPRSSTAERMNPYTSIWTGVTPGDGPQEFHLILLDNGRTTVLADAVGRQTLRCIRCSACLNVCPVYQRTGGHAYGSVYPGPIGAILTPQLLGMEHKNANTLPFASSMCGACYEACPVKINIPEVLAYLRGKTAKNPAESSAFRAAFWMMSDHRRFSAALKGRRLGVSIVSGLGLVKGWTDSREMPEVPAESFRTWWSKRGQ
- a CDS encoding (Fe-S)-binding protein, whose amino-acid sequence is MTIQLFITCLNDALYPGTGVATTEILERLGHSVEFDPRQTCCGQMHLNSGYTDEAIQLAERWLDIYEDAECIVSPSGSCVANVREMFGHAGHWTQNSNLIERAAKMDGKLFELSEFILKFGGMDVLNPYFPHRVTYHPTCHGARALGLKDSPEQLLRQVQGLDFVELSEKWQCCGFGGTFSLKNSDTSAAMLQDKCETICALDVEYCVAIDNSCLMHIGGGLRKDGKVPKVIHLAEVLASQEPK
- a CDS encoding FGGY-family carbohydrate kinase, producing MSARRVAIDLGASSGRVAVGTIVDGRLEFEIVHRFENSPYTSPNGPVWDFDRLYEEAVRGLMIAGQAGEVASVGVDSWAVDYALISDDGDIMADLYCYRHPRTDGVLDRLSDDEKEMITRLTGLQLLPFNTLFQLKCATDDLEGADNQMFLIPDVFHNMMTSYRGTEYTNASTTQMLSPVTGKWIPELLEWCGVSEEFMPEIFPPGTNIGELSFRFKSAAGLAKTEVILPATHDTASAVLAVPMEDPEACAYVSSGTWSLVGVELAAPLMEGNEGWSNEGGAFGTTRLLKNMMGLWILQECARAWDLQDWDALIESSKPFLREAKAFDPDLPKFLAPGPDMPDRVISEIGDACQAEVVAAILVSLAEKTVLLVRDVARVTNRKITTIHIVGGGSQNSVLNQLIADRSGLQVVAGPVEATLMGNLLMQFHAAGDLEGDSIRDVVRRSSQLISFEPKP
- a CDS encoding bifunctional aldolase/short-chain dehydrogenase, yielding MVKVENRWNPSEAPASEGLEALVYRSQLLGSDRTLVNIYGGNTSTKADGIDHMGRPCRVLWVKGSGSDIAGITASGFAGLKQDEIEPLFERPEMSDEDMIAYLDMTVYERGRPRQSIETLLHAFVPAPHVDHTHPDAIISIACTPNGKEIMGKIYGERAAWVDYIRPGFTLSQQIGAAVRNNPKLECVVMGKHGLVTWGETSAECYANTIRIIAEAQDYLNTLSPLPQEETTLPRETSSGAYLLQILPILRGAISKYGPVVLKCDDSPEVMDFVNSSQARELSQIGAACPDHLVHTKMLPMFVDWTPKTGLEELKSKVSGAFEEFTTAYSAYFQANKSEGQSMFAPTPRVILIPRIGMITVGVDAQAANVSRQLYHRAIVTMQNAARMGGFVSLSAAESFGVEYWPLELYKLSLKPAPKPLAGKVALVTGSASGIGRAIARKLGAEGAHVVIADRNREGGEKVAEDLIKEFGEGRAIALSMDVTDELSVSKAFCLSISYFGGIDIVVNNAGIASSAPIEETSLETWNLNHSILSTGYFLVAKEAFKVFKQQRSGGNIIFICSKNSVAAGKNAVAYSAAKAAELHMARCLAEEGGAFGIRVNSVMPDGVLSGSGIWDGTWRAERAATYGIQPEELEEFYRKRTTLKVNILPEDIAAATYFFASEASSKTTGGVLTVDGGVPTAYVR
- the rhaI gene encoding L-rhamnose isomerase — translated: MNQIELFNALSAQRIETPSWGYGNSGTRFKTFAAPGAARTVWEKVDDAAEIHRLTGIAPSIALHIPWDKVENYSELGDYAARKGITVGAINPNLFQKDHYKLGSVTNPDSAVRTMAVDHLLECVEIMKKTGSKDLSLWFADGTNYAGQDDLRKRKKFFREALQVVHDALPEGSRMLLEYKFFEPAFYYTDSFDWGAALSHCVALGDKAQVLVDLGHHAQSTNIEAIVSFLLDEGKLGGFHFNARRYADDDLIVGSTNPYELFCIYHELVSAERSADSLASETAGKVAYMIDQSHNIEPKMEAMLQSVLNCQEAYAKALLVDQAVLRDRQASGDVLGAHRILNNAFKTDVQEILKAWRVSNGLPENPFEEALAYTDKVADERGVTDAGGGYPSE